The following coding sequences lie in one Nakaseomyces glabratus chromosome K, complete sequence genomic window:
- the GCD1 gene encoding translation initiation factor eIF2B subunit gamma (CAGL0K08888g~Ortholog(s) have guanyl-nucleotide exchange factor activity, translation initiation factor activity), with product MQIQAFIFCGRGHNLSPFAKHPNSAAVTQEDTILSDDTVPKALMPLANKPMLEYTIDWCDQANFSEINIVAHHDQIDEIKQFLSTFLALRTQQFEIISKALSAANHNHHLQKPKPINFISSKMNSNGEALQKELLDKIKGDFVLLPCDFITDIPPQVLLDQFQNRDDDNLALTVYYKNNVESVDKKQFQRQQFFTIYSENEDTEKQPVLLDVYPKEDVMKNKYLQVRNQMLWKYPNATVSTSILNSSIYMCSYDLCQLLREQTHQEKNNDDSEGNNVNDSPRTKNSKGTEDYDDAQNSAHRNLSEIKPSYFKKKNELIRDNINCHKPLGKLFRDLSRRSWQHSSKRETMGIFIIPEPCVFIRANNLNAYMEANRFILKIKAQATQSNVQTNNLSTSAIGADSLVGGNVTILEKSNIKMSAIAGGCKIGNRCRVAGSILLANVELEDDVILENVIIGPGAKIGKKSKLTNCYVEGSYVLPARSTHKGETLRKIILNTDTEMDSEVAYSTSDEDSSDVMTEEFTDEDFGDDDFFER from the coding sequence ATGCAGATTCAGGCGTTTATATTCTGTGGTCGTGGCCACAACTTATCTCCCTTTGCTAAGCATCCCAACAGTGCTGCTGTTACACAGGAGGATACTATTTTGAGCGATGACACTGTGCCAAAGGCATTGATGCCTTTGGCTAACAAGCCCATGCTGGAGTATACCATTGATTGGTGTGACCAGGCAAATTTCTCGGAGATTAACATTGTCGCACACCATGATCAGATTGATGAGATCAAGCAATTCCTATCTACATTCCTGGCATTGCGTACACAGCAATTTGAAATCATCTCCAAGGCATTGTCTGCAGCAAACCACAACCACCATTTACAGAAACCAAAGCctatcaatttcatcagTTCTAAGATGAACTCCAACGGTGAAGCTCTACAGAAGGAGTTGCTGGATAAGATCAAAGGTGATTTTGTGCTATTGCCATGCGATTTTATCACGGATATCCCACCTCAGGTGTTACTAGACCAGTTCCAAAACAGAGACGACGACAATTTGGCTTTAACTGTGTACTACAAGAACAATGTTGAGAGTGTCGATAAGAAACAATTTCAACGTCAACAATTTTTTACCATATACAGTGAGAATGAGGATACAGAGAAACAGCCGGTCTTACTGGATGTGTACCCTAAGGAAGATGTCATGAAAAACAAATACCTACAAGTCAGAAACCAAATGCTTTGGAAATACCCAAATGCAACAGTGTCCACCAGTATTTTAAACTCTTCCATATACATGTGCTCCTACGATCTATGCCAATTGTTACGCGAACAGACCCACCAAGAGAAGAACAATGACGACAGTGAAGGCAATAACGTAAATGACTCTCCAAGAACTAAGAACTCAAAAGGTACAGAGGATTATGATGACGCACAGAACTCCGCTCACAGAAACCTAAGTGAAATTAAACCAAGTtacttcaagaagaaaaatgaaCTGATAAGAGATAATATTAACTGCCATAAGCCTTTAGGTAAACTTTTCAGAGACTTAAGTAGGCGCTCGTGGCAGCACTCGTCCAAGAGAGAAACAATGggtatatttattatacCCGAGCCATGTGTCTTTATTAGAGCTAACAATCTGAACGCATATATGGAGGCTAACAGATTTATATTGAAGATAAAGGCCCAAGCTACCCAATCCAATGTACAAACCAATAATCTATCAACTTCAGCTATCGGTGCTGATTCCCTCGTTGGTGGAAATGTTACTATACTTGAAAAGAGTAACATAAAAATGTCTGCAATTGCTGGTGGTTGTAAGATCGGTAACCGTTGTCGTGTTGCTGGGTCTATTCTGCTTGCCAACGTTGAATTAGAAGACGATGTAATCTTAGaaaatgttattattgGTCCTGGCGCTAAAATTGGCAAGAAGAGTAAGTTAACAAACTGTTATGTAGAAGGTTCATATGTCCTACCAGCAAGAAGTACACACAAAGGTGAAACCTTGAGAAAGATCATTTTGAATACAGACACAGAAATGGATAGCGAAGTTGCCTACAGCACTTCTGATGAAGACAGTTCCGATGTTATGACTGAGGAATTCACAGACGAAGATTTCGGTGACGACGATTTCTTTGAAAGGTAA
- the RPT4 gene encoding proteasome regulatory particle base subunit RPT4 (CAGL0K08910g~Ortholog(s) have protein domain specific binding activity): MSEEQDPLLAALNESNNNGGSGDNAAVSGEASAEPLEAAPEPEPVDPEKEAYEKALRHFKKKLMEHRRYDDQLKQRRQTIRDLEKIYDKTENDIKALQSIGQLIGEVMKELSEEKYIVKASSGPRYIVGVRNSVDRSKLKKGVRVTLDITTLTIMRILPRETDPLVYNMTSFEQGEISFEGIGGLTDQIRELREVIELPLKNPEIFQRVGIKPPKGVLLYGPPGTGKTLLAKAVAATIGANFIFSPASGIVDKYIGESARIIREMFAYAKEHEPCIIFMDEVDAIGGRRFSEGTSADREIQRTLMELLTQMDGFDNLGQTKIIMATNRPDTLDPALLRPGRLDRKIEIPLPNEAGRLEIFKIHTSKVKKSGEFDFDAAVKMSDGFNGADIRNCATEAGFFAIRDDRDHIIPEDLMKAVRKVAEVKKLEGTLEYQKL, translated from the coding sequence ATGAGTGAAGAGCAAGATCCGCTGTTGGCGGCTTTGAACGAGAGCAATAACAATGGGGGTAGTGGAGACAACGCCGCTGTATCTGGGGAGGCTTCTGCCGAGCCATTGGAGGCGGCACCTGAGCCAGAGCCCGTGGATCCCGAGAAAGAAGCGTATGAGAAGGCATTGAGGcatttcaagaagaagttgatgGAACACAGGAGGTATGATGACCAGTTGAAGCAGCGTCGCCAGACTATACGGGATTTGGAGAAGATATACGATAAGACTGAGAACGATATCAAAGCGTTGCAGAGTATCGGTCAATTGATTGGTGAAGTGATGAAGGAGTTGTCGGAAGAGAAATATATTGTGAAAGCGTCATCAGGTCCTCGTTATATCGTAGGTGTCAGAAACTCGGTTGATAGATCGAAACTGAAAAAAGGTGTAAGAGTGACATTAGATATTACCACTTTAACCATTATGCGAATCTTACCCCGTGAAACTGACCCATTGGTTTACAACATGACCAGTTTCGAGCAGGGTGAGATATCTTTCGAGGGTATCGGTGGTTTGACCGATCAAATTAGAGAACTAAGAGAAGTCATTGAGCTGCCATTGAAGAACCCggaaatttttcaaagagTTGGTATAAAACCTCCAAAGGGTGTCTTGTTATATGGACCACCTGGTACGGGTAAGACCTTGCTCGCCAAAGCTGTCGCCGCTACAATTGGTgcaaatttcattttttcaCCAGCTTCTGGTATTGTGGATAAGTATATTGGTGAATCTGCCCGTATTATTAGAGAAATGTTTGCATATGCCAAAGAGCACGAGCCTTGTATCATATTTATGGATGAAGTTGATGCTATCGGTGGTCGTAGATTCAGTGAAGGTACTTCGGCAGACAgagaaattcaaagaacATTGATGGAATTGCTGACACAGATGGATGGTTTCGATAATTTGGGACAGACAAAGATTATTATGGCCACAAACAGACCCGATACGTTAGATCCAGCCTTGTTAAGACCAGGTAGACTCGatagaaaaattgaaatccCCTTGCCAAATGAGGCCGGAAGACTGGAAATATTCAAGATTCATACGTCAAAGGTGAAGAAGAGTGGTGAATTCGATTTCGATGCAGCCGTTAAAATGAGTGATGGTTTCAATGGTGCTGATATTCGTAACTGTGCCACAGAAGCTGGTTTCTTTGCCATCAGAGATGACCGTGATCATATTATTCCAGAAGATTTAATGAAGGCGGTGAGAAAGGTCGCAGAAGTCAAGAAACTGGAAGGTACTCTCGAGTATCAAAAATTATGA
- the HNT3 gene encoding DNA 5'-adenosine monophosphate hydrolase (CAGL0K08932g~Ortholog(s) have DNA 5'-adenosine monophosphate hydrolase activity, mismatched DNA binding, single-strand break-containing DNA binding, single-stranded DNA binding, zinc ion binding activity) — protein MMKWDSALQVYIDHPEKYGKDTVVYFDEDAVIIHDSFPKARFHLLVLPRSNTLTKKHPTIGLNSSVKNQLENYVQRAIDYIYEGFTQHYQPSDKVQSIFADKDTFIKNFLAVGIHSVPSMKNLHIHVITKDFDSPRLKHKKHYNSFNTNFFVNWIDLPLKSIPNVKETELKYIKGSPLICSYCGQDYGSQFKKLKDHLTEEFNKHFTEIIEL, from the coding sequence ATGATGAAATGGGACAGTGCCTTACAAGTTTACATCGACCATCCCGAAAAGTATGGAAAGGATACAGTTGTATATTTTGATGAGGATGCAGTTATAATACATGATAGCTTCCCTAAAGCTAGATTTCATCTGTTAGTGTTACCCAGGTCAAACACATTAACGAAAAAGCACCCAACAATAGGACTGAATTCAAGTGTCAAGAATCAACTAGAGAACTACGTACAAAGGGCAATAGATTACATATATGAGGGCTTCACACAACATTACCAGCCTTCCGATAAAGTACAATCTATATTTGCCGACAAAGACACTTTCATAAAAAACTTTTTAGCAGTCGGTATTCATTCAGTTCCCTCAATGAAGAATCTTCATATACATGTAATAACAAAGGACTTCGACTCCCCCAGATTAAAGCATAAGAAACACTATAACTCATTCAataccaatttttttgttaattGGATAGATTTGCCTTTGAAATCTATACCAAATGTAAAAGAAACTGAATTAAAGTACATTAAGGGTTCACCATTAATATGCAGTTATTGCGGTCAAGATTACGGGTCTCAATTCAAGAAACTAAAAGATCATTTAACAGAAGAGTTTAACAAACATTTCACTGAAATTATAGAATTGTAA
- the CDC31 gene encoding centrin (CAGL0K08954g~Ortholog(s) have structural constituent of cytoskeleton activity and role in microtubule nucleation, mitotic spindle pole body duplication, proteasome-mediated ubiquitin-dependent protein catabolic process, regulation of kinase activity) yields the protein MSGIRMSPARGSQLTEEQRQEIFEAFSLFDMNNDGYLDYHELKVAMRALGFDLSKREVLDLIDKHDNDRRRQIKYDDFFQEMGERMLKRDPVEEIKRAFQLFDKNGDKKITVQDLREVAQELGENLTMEECHAMIDEFDMDDDGAINEEEFISICMDN from the coding sequence ATGAGTGGGATCAGGATGTCGCCAGCTCGTGGAAGCCAATTGacagaagaacaaagacAAGAGATATTCGAGGCCTTTTCGCTATTTGATATGAATAATGATGGGTACTTGGACTATCATGAGTTAAAGGTTGCTATGAGAGCTCTTGGGTTTGACCTATCTAAGAGAGAAGTACTTGATCTGATAGATAAACACGATAATGACAGGCGGAGACAGATAAAATACGAtgatttctttcaagaGATGGGAGAAAGAATGCTGAAACGGGATCCTGTAGAAGAAATCAAGAGAGCTTTCCAGCTATTTGATAAGAATGGGGATAAGAAGATTACTGTGCAGGATCTTCGAGAAGTGGCCCAGGAACTAGGTGAAAACTTAACAATGGAAGAATGCCACGCGATGATAGATGAGTTCGATATGGATGATGATGGAGCAATTAATGAGGAAGAGTTCATATCTATTTGTATGGATAATTGA
- the TRE2 gene encoding putative zinc metalloprotease (CAGL0K08976g~Ortholog(s) have role in protein transport to vacuole involved in ubiquitin-dependent protein catabolic process via the multivesicular body sorting pathway), which produces MDLPSEPPSYDVVNGQQSVRGEVGHASASASASASADIETGRTRDDSFDMDIDESALYENEGDGMIGNLGSTSIPYISRIKNRLNDNIIEPVQNNIIDPLVGLNYIVTDTVNYYVSKVGNPFILSRFIYIFIISIVAYGLLSREDPNKDHVSGTRGSFADHDAFLNYARLTADLSKFERDLEYLSSMPHMSGTKGDTAMRQYIYQSMKNNNIHLLREWEAEGFANYPKDDGMSLRIRPQSGEPFSIELTDVNFNPGSPNGELRDINLIYGHYGSEQDLQLLKEAQLLKEDFVLLIKYDQYVSQQVLMAQNYGAKAIVFISDVINGNENVIKQNSVSISQYGAGIMEIRYPNLKYSENSETYSKTMPSIPTLPLSYKQGRQLMELLHSGIKYEDKYFSGKPGIVKVDMRVDNVLRTAQPISDFVGKIEGKEQSDRAIVIAARRNSIDNGATTSAFGTAMMLSLIQLFQEMKFRFNWKPLRNIYFISFGGSDFNFEGSNTLVEQRLSALKEEIYAMVDISEVGLDFEDLGHLDIQCHPLMYDFFKSKSDHSQVDVNVLPVHDFGDWTPYLTHGIPTATFSKSKLKSKLLAHTKADTFERVGHLLKQSNYQEKLLDVLIFLFRSALLLVDKPVIPFEVSTFVTELDSMLNDLEISHKGQIRFDTIIKGLLMWKRLGKECTAWKHEWSNIVENLDNGMEPSLFSVHRWAWNKKITNIGRRLCAPNGLTDRNNYKNVIFGPTLFANNKDLLNWSFPGVRDAIYKQDYNKAQEELDGIGEILMNAAKIFSEETTDSSYK; this is translated from the coding sequence ATGGATTTGCCAAGTGAACCACCAAGCTACGATGTCGTCAATGGCCAGCAGTCAGTGAGAGGTGAAGTTGGGCATGCAAGTGCCAGTGCCAGTGCCAGTGCCAGTGCTGATATAGAAACTGGTCGTACACGAGATGATTCATTTGACATGgatattgatgaatcaGCActttatgaaaatgaaggTGATGGCATGATAGGAAACCTGGGCTCTACTAGTATTCCATATATTTCGCGAATAAAAAATAGGctaaatgataatattatagaGCCTGTAcagaataatataattgatCCGCTGGTAGGACTTAACTATATTGTTACTGATACTGTCAATTACTACGTTTCCAAAGTTGGTAATCCTTTTATTCTGAGCCGTTTTATTTacatctttattatttccaTAGTTGCATATGGTTTGTTGTCAAGGGAAGACCCTAATAAGGATCATGTATCCGGGACAAGAGGCTCGTTTGCTGATCATGATGCCTTTTTAAACTATGCAAGACTAACTGCTGATCTGTccaaatttgaaagagattTGGAGTATTTGAGTAGTATGCCTCACATGTCTGGAACAAAAGGTGATACTGCAATGagacaatatatatatcagtctatgaagaataataacattCATTTGTTACGTGAATGGGAGGCTGAAGGATTTGCAAATTATCCAAAAGATGATGGAATGTCATTAAGAATTAGACCACAGAGCGGCGAACCTTTCAGTATTGAACTTACGGATGTGAATTTTAATCCAGGTTCTCCCAATGGAGAACTAAGAGatataaatttgatataCGGACATTATGGTTCCGAACAAGACCTTCAACTATTAAAGGAGGCGCAACTACTCAAGGAGGATTTTGTGTTACTTATCAAATATGATCAATATGTTAGTCAGCAGGTACTGATGGCCCAGAATTACGGAGCTAAAGCTATAGTATTTATCTCGGATGTAATTAATGGCAATGAAAATGTAATTAAACAGAACTCTGTTTCAATTTCACAGTATGGTGCAGGTATTATGGAAATTAGGTACCCTAATCTGAAGTACAGCGAAAACTCAGAGACATATTCGAAGACAATGCCTTCCATACCAACATTACCACTATCTTATAAGCAAGGAAGGCAATTAATGGAACTACTTCATAGCGGAATTAAATATGAGGACAAATACTTTAGTGGTAAGCCTGGTATTGTGAAAGTAGACATGAGAGTTGATAACGTTTTGAGAACTGCCCAACCAATATCCGACTTTGTTGGAAAAatagaaggaaaagaacaaTCTGATAGGGCTATTGTGATTGCAGCCAGAAGGAACTCTATTGATAATGGTGCGACGACGTCTGCTTTTGGTACAGCAATGATGCTCTCTTTGATTCAACTATTCcaagaaatgaaatttcGTTTCAACTGGAAGCCGTTGAGGAATATCTATTTCATATCTTTTGGAGGTTCGGACTTCAATTTCGAAGGCTCCAATACTTTGGTAGAACAACGACTAAGTGCGTTGAAAGAGGAAATCTACGCAATGGTTGATATATCTGAAGTTGGATTGGATTTCGAAGACTTGGGTCATTTAGACATACAATGTCACCCGCTTATGTAtgattttttcaaaagtaaGTCAGATCATTCCCAGGTTGATGTAAATGTGTTACCAGTTCATGATTTTGGTGATTGGACGCCATATTTGACTCATGGTATCCCTACTGCAACATTCTCCAAgtcaaaattaaaatcaaaactaCTTGCTCATACAAAGGCAGATACCTTTGAAAGGGTAGGACATTTATTAAAACAGAGCAACTACCAAGAAAAATTACTAGATgttctaatatttttgtttagATCAGCACTGTTGTTAGTAGACAAACCAGTAATTCCTTTTGAAGTCTCAACTTTCGTCACTGAGTTGGATAGCATGCTAAATGACTTAGAAATTTCTCACAAAGGTCAGATCAGATTTGATACAATAATAAAGGGTTTGTTAATGTGGAAAAGGCTTGGTAAAGAATGTACAGCTTGGAAGCATGAATGGTCAAACATTGTTGAAAATTTAGATAATGGGATGGAGCCTTCTCTTTTCTCTGTCCATAGATGGGCatggaataaaaaaattactaaCATTGGTAGAAGACTCTGTGCTCCCAATGGGCTAACTGATAGAAATAACTACAAAAACGTCATATTTGGACCTACTTTGTTTGCTAACAATAAGGACTTGTTAAACTGGAGTT